A stretch of DNA from Oscillatoria sp. FACHB-1406:
CGGAGAAGAGCGCTTTCACGGCTGTCCGATTCACATCGATCTGATCGATGGCAAAATTTGGATTCAACAAGATTTTACTGAAGAAGGACTTGCCCAGCAATTGGTCGAGCTTGGAGTCCCTAAAAGCGATATTATTCTGGGATTCAGAGCGCCTTACGTGCGACAATTTACCGGATTTGCTGTCGCGTGAGATTGGGGGCATCTGAATATCAGAATTGATGTGAAGCTGTCCCGATCTCCTGAAATAATTCCAATTTCTGGAATACTGTAAGCTGTTTGATACCCAATTTCTCAGCTTATGACCCAAGAAATTCAGACCACCTCCGCCCCCATCGACGACGATGAAATCTCCCTGGTCGATATCATCCGCTTTCTGCACCGCAATTGGCGCTTCATTAGCCTCGTCACCCTAGGCTTCGTCGCGATCGCGCTCCCCTTCACCTTGCTCAAACCCAACGCCTACGAACGGCAATTGACCTTGAGCGTTGGCTCGAAACCGATCGCACTATCCGCCAATCAACAAATAGGAC
This window harbors:
- a CDS encoding XisI protein, which codes for MDRLNYRELIQTVIQQHANEYPPNNEIQANLLFDERRDRYLLLYIGWRGEERFHGCPIHIDLIDGKIWIQQDFTEEGLAQQLVELGVPKSDIILGFRAPYVRQFTGFAVA